One genomic window of Desulfuromonas sp. AOP6 includes the following:
- a CDS encoding F0F1 ATP synthase subunit A, translated as MEITPDASIYWQYGFAKLNATILVTWLNMLLLAGGATLITMKLTSGENIGWGQNLLEVIVDNIRKQIEAMGLRPADEFLPFIGTLFLFILFPNILAVVPGYRAPTGSLSTTAALSICVFIAVPVWGIRRQGLLGYLKNYIQPTPLMLPFNVLGELSRTLALAVRLFGNIMSGAMIAGILLSLAPLLFPVLMNILGLITGVIQAYIFAVLATVYLAAAVRVQYDTEEKHHKHKQ; from the coding sequence ATGGAAATCACGCCTGATGCCTCCATCTACTGGCAGTACGGTTTTGCCAAACTCAATGCGACCATCCTCGTGACCTGGCTGAATATGCTCCTGCTGGCCGGTGGCGCGACCCTGATCACCATGAAGCTGACCTCCGGTGAAAATATCGGTTGGGGCCAGAACCTCCTTGAGGTCATTGTCGACAATATCCGCAAACAGATAGAAGCCATGGGGCTACGCCCGGCCGACGAATTTCTCCCTTTTATCGGCACGCTGTTCCTGTTCATTCTGTTCCCCAACATCCTTGCCGTCGTCCCGGGCTACCGGGCTCCGACCGGCTCTCTGTCGACCACGGCCGCCCTGTCCATCTGTGTATTCATAGCCGTGCCTGTCTGGGGCATTCGCCGTCAGGGTCTTCTCGGTTATCTGAAAAACTACATTCAGCCGACCCCCCTCATGCTCCCCTTCAACGTCCTTGGCGAGCTCTCGCGAACATTGGCTCTGGCCGTGCGCCTTTTTGGCAACATTATGAGTGGCGCGATGATTGCCGGCATCCTGCTGTCACTTGCGCCCCTGCTCTTTCCGGTGCTGATGAACATTCTGGGGCTGATAACAGGCGTCATTCAGGCCTATATTTTTGCCGTACTTGCGACAGTCTATCTGGCGGCGGCTGTCAGGGTCCAGTATGACACCGAAGAGAAACATCATAAACACAAACAATAA
- a CDS encoding F0F1 ATP synthase subunit gamma translates to MQTLQEMERKLKNTGDLHTVVRTMKSLAAVNIRQYEEANRSLKEYFRTVELGLRAVLPSHPLMNSRQKPLKTLFLVFGSDQGMAGRFNEAIIEYVHNVLRDQDLKGSQRQFWVFGSKAQSLMEESFGRLDQTLGLPTSVESIVSRVQQVLLLLAGHLEKQAGFRLILFHNSPSGGASYQQTRINLLPPDNLWLQDLGGRDWPGRQLPFYTLPREKLFRALIGEYLFVALFRGFAASLAAENAARLASMQRAEKNIEEALGELTKKFHSMRQNVISEELFDVISGFEALS, encoded by the coding sequence ATGCAGACTCTGCAGGAGATGGAACGCAAACTCAAAAACACGGGCGACCTCCATACCGTCGTGCGAACAATGAAATCTCTGGCAGCCGTAAACATACGACAGTATGAAGAAGCGAACCGATCTCTTAAAGAATATTTCAGGACTGTCGAGTTGGGCCTGCGGGCGGTCCTCCCTTCCCATCCCTTGATGAATTCCCGACAGAAACCACTAAAAACCCTGTTTCTCGTCTTTGGCTCCGACCAGGGAATGGCTGGCCGCTTCAATGAAGCGATTATCGAATATGTCCACAACGTCCTCAGGGACCAGGACCTGAAGGGGAGCCAACGACAGTTCTGGGTCTTCGGCAGCAAGGCCCAGAGTTTGATGGAAGAGTCCTTCGGCAGACTGGATCAGACCCTGGGGCTGCCCACATCGGTCGAAAGCATTGTCTCACGAGTACAGCAGGTCCTGCTTTTGCTGGCCGGTCATCTGGAAAAACAGGCAGGTTTTCGTTTGATTCTGTTCCACAACAGCCCTTCCGGCGGAGCCTCCTATCAGCAGACTCGAATCAACCTGCTGCCGCCAGACAACCTCTGGCTCCAGGATCTCGGCGGCCGTGATTGGCCCGGGCGACAACTCCCTTTCTACACGCTGCCACGGGAAAAGCTGTTCAGGGCCCTTATCGGCGAGTACCTCTTCGTCGCCCTCTTTCGCGGTTTTGCGGCCAGCCTGGCCGCAGAGAATGCCGCCCGACTCGCCTCGATGCAGCGGGCCGAGAAGAATATCGAGGAAGCGTTGGGTGAGTTAACGAAAAAGTTTCACTCGATGCGCCAGAATGTCATATCCGAAGAGCTGTTCGACGTGATTTCGGGATTTGAAGCCCTGTCCTGA
- a CDS encoding F0F1 ATP synthase subunit epsilon, translating into MKLKIFLPSRILLETEVATVTATGLNGSFGLRPHHIDFVSVLEPGLLAYRSTEGGEEHFIAIDSGVLVKQGDQVRVSVRNAVSDASLEELSAVVEDRFRELDEHERKVQTAVARLEANFMRSFMDL; encoded by the coding sequence ATGAAACTCAAGATATTTTTACCCAGCCGTATCCTTCTGGAGACGGAGGTCGCCACCGTCACGGCCACCGGCCTGAACGGCAGCTTCGGTCTGCGGCCCCATCACATCGATTTCGTCTCTGTCCTGGAACCTGGCCTGCTCGCCTATCGTTCCACAGAGGGGGGCGAGGAACACTTCATCGCCATCGATTCGGGAGTGCTGGTCAAACAGGGAGACCAGGTACGGGTGTCGGTGCGCAATGCTGTCAGCGACGCTTCCCTGGAAGAGTTGTCAGCGGTGGTGGAGGACCGGTTCAGGGAACTTGATGAGCACGAGCGCAAGGTGCAGACAGCCGTCGCTCGACTGGAAGCCAACTTTATGCGCAGCTTCATGGATCTCTAA
- a CDS encoding ATP synthase subunit I, translated as MMEQIQIEWWQLTCALAAGAFMGFFYFGGLWLTLVRIPASSRPRLLLGGSFLLRLTLTLTGFYLLLPWGGLSLLLAMGGLIMTRQVLLKIKGIGVASRVSTP; from the coding sequence ATGATGGAACAGATACAGATCGAATGGTGGCAACTGACCTGTGCCCTGGCTGCCGGGGCCTTCATGGGGTTTTTCTATTTCGGCGGACTGTGGCTGACCCTGGTGCGCATTCCCGCAAGCAGCAGGCCGCGGCTGCTGCTTGGAGGTAGTTTCCTGCTGCGACTCACCCTGACGCTCACAGGCTTCTACCTTCTCCTCCCCTGGGGAGGGCTGTCGCTGCTTCTGGCCATGGGCGGGCTGATTATGACGCGACAGGTTTTACTCAAGATCAAGGGGATTGGGGTCGCCAGCAGGGTCAGCACCCCTTGA
- a CDS encoding alternate F1F0 ATPase, F1 subunit alpha has protein sequence MPETTSSSLDTVIREALQALDQGLDGYTPALTPQVVGRVNSIGKGIARVSGLTEVRADELLAFPGNGLGLAFNINSREIGVVMLGEYQHLRSGDEVYGTGRVLDVPVGENLIGRVVDPNGKVRDDKGGLRYDERRPLERPAPAIMDRAPVTTPLMTGLKAIDALIPIGRGQRELILGDRQTGKTAITIDTIINQKDTGVLCFYCAIGQRASTVARVIADLEKHGAMEYTTVVTVKGDDPPGLKFIAPYAATTMAEYFMEKGKDVLVIYDDLTQHARAYRELSLLLRRPPGREAFPGDIFYIHSRLLERSTHLKEELGGGSLTALPIIETEAQNISAYIPTNLISITDGQIYLSPGLFSKGILPAIDIGKSVSRVGGKTQLQAYRAVAGDLRLSYSQFEELEAFSRFGTRLDEETRKTLDRGRRVRAVLKQSQYSPRTAAEQIIVLFAVNEGLFDAIPEEQIMAGEERLHTAVHQITDIAEKINAGKMLSEEDFKVMRQTAKEALAALEKE, from the coding sequence ATGCCTGAAACAACCTCCTCCAGTCTTGACACGGTGATCCGTGAAGCGTTGCAGGCTCTTGACCAGGGCCTGGACGGCTATACTCCTGCCTTGACGCCGCAGGTTGTCGGTCGGGTGAACTCCATCGGCAAAGGCATCGCGAGGGTGAGCGGACTGACCGAAGTCCGGGCGGATGAGCTTCTGGCCTTCCCGGGCAATGGCCTCGGCCTCGCCTTCAACATCAACAGCAGGGAAATTGGGGTGGTCATGCTGGGTGAATACCAGCATCTGCGCTCAGGTGACGAGGTTTACGGCACCGGCCGAGTGCTCGACGTGCCGGTGGGCGAAAACCTGATCGGCCGCGTTGTCGATCCGAACGGGAAGGTGCGCGACGACAAAGGCGGACTCCGTTATGACGAACGACGTCCCCTTGAGCGACCGGCACCCGCCATCATGGATCGCGCCCCGGTCACCACCCCCCTGATGACCGGATTGAAAGCCATCGATGCCCTCATCCCCATCGGCCGCGGGCAACGTGAACTGATTCTCGGCGACCGCCAGACCGGCAAGACAGCGATTACGATTGATACCATCATCAATCAGAAAGACACGGGGGTGCTCTGCTTCTACTGCGCCATCGGACAGCGCGCCTCGACCGTCGCCCGGGTCATCGCGGACCTCGAGAAACACGGGGCCATGGAATACACGACGGTGGTCACCGTCAAAGGGGACGACCCACCGGGGCTTAAATTCATCGCCCCCTATGCCGCCACGACCATGGCCGAATACTTCATGGAAAAGGGTAAAGACGTGCTGGTGATCTACGACGATCTCACCCAGCACGCCCGTGCCTACCGTGAACTCTCGCTGCTGCTGCGGCGACCACCGGGCCGTGAGGCCTTCCCCGGAGATATTTTTTACATCCATTCCCGTCTGCTCGAACGATCCACTCACCTGAAAGAAGAGCTCGGGGGGGGATCGTTAACCGCCCTTCCTATTATCGAAACCGAAGCGCAGAACATCTCTGCCTACATACCGACCAACCTGATTTCTATCACCGACGGCCAGATCTATCTGTCGCCAGGGTTATTCAGCAAGGGAATCCTGCCGGCCATCGACATCGGGAAGTCCGTGTCTCGGGTCGGTGGCAAGACCCAACTCCAGGCCTACCGGGCGGTTGCCGGAGATCTGCGCCTGAGCTATTCCCAATTTGAGGAACTTGAAGCTTTCTCACGCTTTGGTACCCGTCTTGACGAGGAGACCCGTAAAACCCTGGATCGCGGTCGCCGTGTGCGCGCGGTGCTGAAGCAGTCGCAATACTCTCCGCGAACCGCAGCCGAACAGATCATCGTGCTTTTTGCTGTCAACGAGGGTCTTTTCGACGCTATTCCTGAAGAACAGATCATGGCGGGAGAGGAACGCCTGCATACTGCCGTACACCAGATCACCGATATCGCCGAAAAAATCAACGCCGGCAAGATGCTTTCCGAAGAGGATTTCAAGGTGATGCGGCAAACCGCCAAAGAGGCTTTGGCTGCACTGGAAAAGGAATAA
- a CDS encoding F0F1 ATP synthase subunit C encodes MDNLGWIAVASIFSSSLCIGIGAIGPALGEGRALAQALAAIAQQPDEANTLTRTLFVGLAMVESTAIYAFVVSMILIFANPFWNYFLDQAGSGG; translated from the coding sequence ATGGATAATCTTGGTTGGATCGCAGTCGCATCGATCTTCAGCAGCAGTCTCTGCATTGGCATCGGCGCCATCGGACCCGCCCTCGGTGAGGGCCGTGCCCTCGCGCAGGCGCTGGCTGCCATCGCACAGCAGCCCGATGAAGCCAACACCCTCACCCGCACCCTCTTCGTCGGTCTGGCCATGGTCGAATCGACAGCTATCTACGCTTTCGTCGTCTCGATGATTCTGATCTTCGCCAATCCTTTCTGGAATTACTTCCTCGACCAGGCCGGTAGCGGAGGGTGA
- a CDS encoding sensor histidine kinase, with the protein MDIDPNQTSLLERIDRLLPRSLQLKLSLLVTGLLVILVSLVGALFSDFLRHSLLDEIGAKALDVAHAVSYDPEVLEGLLARDSARTQAVAEKIRQATGSQYVVIGDSRGIRYSHPDPSRIGHPFVGGDLGPALQEGRAYVSRAVGTLGESLRGIVPLRGDNQDVIGFVAVGYLLRDIDVTVRAQQRQIYGYIAIVLLFGVFGAALIARGLKSAIFGLEPHEIAALYQERNAIIGTIREGVVAVDGEGQLTLVNQAARRYLGQEGADNLRGRRLAEACTNPELEKMLTGGQSVLDREMLLKGRTMIVNVAPFSGPPRGAVASFRPKDELDRLGRELSQMQEYSELLRSQSHEYSNKLHTIAGLLQIGAQQEALDLIMTEASGYEELIRTLTKAVPDPVVAGLILGKFNRARELKVHLSLDPDSSLADVPAPIDRQHLVTILGNLLDNAFEAVRIGDRPWEVRLILTDLGDDLILEVEDSGPGVFPEVAETLFDKGVTTKGQAGRGFGLYLLRQAVTALGGSITYGQGELGGALFTVSIPKAGKEEVG; encoded by the coding sequence ATGGATATTGACCCGAACCAAACCTCCTTGCTGGAACGGATCGACCGCCTTCTCCCCAGGAGCCTGCAGCTGAAGCTCAGCCTGCTGGTCACCGGCCTGCTGGTTATTCTGGTCAGCCTGGTCGGGGCGCTCTTTTCCGACTTTCTTCGCCACAGCCTGTTGGATGAGATCGGCGCCAAAGCCCTCGATGTCGCCCATGCCGTTTCCTACGATCCGGAAGTTCTGGAAGGCCTTCTCGCCCGGGATTCTGCTCGGACGCAGGCCGTGGCCGAAAAGATCCGGCAGGCGACGGGGTCGCAATACGTGGTGATCGGCGACAGCCGCGGCATCCGCTATTCCCATCCGGACCCCTCGCGGATCGGTCATCCTTTTGTCGGTGGGGATCTGGGGCCGGCCCTGCAGGAAGGGCGTGCCTATGTCTCCCGGGCTGTCGGCACGCTGGGCGAATCGCTGCGCGGCATTGTGCCCTTACGCGGCGACAATCAGGACGTCATCGGCTTTGTGGCCGTCGGCTATCTGTTGCGTGACATCGACGTCACGGTCAGGGCTCAGCAGCGGCAGATTTACGGCTACATTGCCATCGTTCTGCTGTTCGGCGTCTTTGGCGCCGCTCTTATCGCCCGTGGGCTCAAGAGTGCTATTTTTGGCCTTGAACCCCACGAAATCGCTGCCCTGTACCAGGAGCGCAACGCCATTATCGGCACCATCCGCGAAGGGGTGGTGGCCGTGGACGGAGAAGGGCAGCTGACCTTGGTCAACCAGGCGGCGCGCCGCTACCTCGGCCAGGAAGGGGCTGACAACCTGCGCGGCCGCCGGCTGGCTGAGGCATGCACCAATCCCGAACTGGAAAAGATGCTGACCGGGGGCCAGAGCGTGCTTGACCGGGAGATGCTGCTCAAGGGGCGGACCATGATTGTCAACGTGGCGCCCTTCAGTGGCCCGCCCCGGGGGGCGGTGGCGAGTTTCCGGCCCAAGGATGAACTCGACCGTCTCGGGCGTGAGCTGTCGCAGATGCAGGAATACTCCGAGCTGCTGCGCTCCCAGAGCCACGAATACTCCAACAAGCTGCACACCATCGCGGGTCTGCTGCAGATTGGTGCCCAGCAGGAGGCGCTGGATCTCATCATGACGGAGGCCAGCGGCTACGAGGAGTTGATCCGCACCCTGACCAAGGCGGTACCGGACCCGGTGGTGGCGGGACTCATTCTCGGCAAGTTCAACCGGGCCCGGGAGCTCAAAGTCCATCTCTCCCTGGATCCCGACAGCTCGCTGGCCGATGTGCCTGCTCCTATCGACCGTCAGCACCTGGTCACCATTCTCGGCAACCTGCTGGACAATGCCTTTGAGGCGGTTCGCATCGGCGACCGGCCCTGGGAGGTACGCCTGATTCTGACTGATCTGGGGGATGACCTTATTCTCGAAGTTGAGGATTCGGGGCCGGGGGTGTTCCCGGAGGTGGCCGAAACCCTCTTTGACAAGGGGGTGACGACCAAGGGTCAGGCCGGGCGCGGGTTCGGCCTGTACCTGCTGCGCCAGGCGGTGACGGCGTTGGGAGGCAGCATCACCTACGGGCAGGGAGAACTGGGCGGCGCGCTCTTTACAGTCAGCATACCCAAGGCTGGCAAGGAGGAAGTAGGATGA
- the atpD gene encoding F0F1 ATP synthase subunit beta, whose translation MKGSSGKKYGVVSSVIGGVVEARFHEGLPPLNNLLVTGDNEGIRVEVSLHLDSETVRCNALTPTGGLSLGTPVRDTGQSLQAPVDRKILGRVFNVFGETIDRKDPLEDVQRRSIHRQSLNLTELATQSEIFTTGIKVIDILAPLERGGKAGLFGGAGVGKTVLITELIHNMVGEHEGVSIFCGIGERCREGEELYREMQEAGVLDNTVMVFGQMDEPPGCRFRVGLTALTMAEYFRDDRRQDVLLLIDNIFRFIQAGMELSGLLGLLPSRLGYQSTMASELSQLEERITNTPHAAITSIQAVYVPADDLTDPAAVHTFSHLSASIVLSRKRASQGLYPAVDPLESYSKMLTPTIVGDRHYRIAQEIRRTLASYEDLKDIIAMLGMEELSRDDRQTVLRARRLERFLTQPFFTTEQFTGMPGKTVSLEEALDGCERILNDEFSEAPEKSLYMIGGIDEARGKTRQKPSGDEADNRTDLSGNREAT comes from the coding sequence ATGAAGGGTTCATCCGGAAAAAAATATGGCGTTGTCTCCTCGGTCATCGGAGGAGTGGTCGAGGCCCGATTCCATGAGGGGCTGCCCCCTCTCAACAATCTCCTCGTCACCGGAGATAATGAGGGGATTCGGGTCGAGGTCTCGCTGCATCTGGACAGCGAAACCGTGCGTTGTAATGCGCTGACCCCTACCGGCGGACTCAGCCTTGGCACTCCTGTCCGTGACACGGGTCAATCCCTGCAGGCCCCCGTTGACAGGAAAATCCTCGGCCGGGTGTTCAATGTCTTCGGAGAAACCATCGACCGCAAGGATCCCCTTGAAGATGTGCAGCGGCGCTCCATTCACCGTCAGTCTCTGAACCTGACGGAACTGGCGACCCAATCGGAAATATTCACCACCGGCATCAAGGTCATCGATATCCTGGCACCGCTGGAACGCGGCGGCAAGGCAGGTTTATTCGGTGGAGCCGGCGTCGGCAAGACCGTGCTCATCACCGAACTGATCCACAACATGGTGGGAGAGCATGAGGGGGTCTCCATCTTTTGTGGCATCGGCGAGCGCTGTCGTGAGGGGGAGGAACTCTATCGCGAAATGCAGGAAGCCGGAGTCCTCGACAACACCGTGATGGTCTTCGGCCAGATGGACGAACCACCAGGATGTCGTTTCCGGGTCGGGCTCACCGCCCTGACCATGGCGGAGTATTTTCGTGACGACCGCCGCCAGGATGTATTGCTGCTGATCGACAACATCTTCCGCTTTATCCAGGCTGGCATGGAACTCTCAGGGCTTCTCGGACTCCTCCCATCGCGGCTCGGCTATCAGTCGACCATGGCATCCGAGCTCTCCCAACTGGAAGAGCGCATCACCAACACGCCGCATGCGGCCATTACTTCCATCCAGGCGGTCTACGTTCCCGCCGACGACCTGACCGATCCCGCCGCAGTACACACCTTTTCTCATCTGTCAGCCTCCATCGTCCTGTCGCGCAAGCGGGCCAGTCAGGGATTGTACCCAGCCGTAGACCCCCTTGAATCCTATTCCAAGATGCTGACTCCCACCATCGTCGGGGACCGCCATTACCGGATTGCCCAGGAGATCCGCCGCACCCTGGCCTCTTACGAGGATCTGAAGGACATCATCGCCATGCTTGGCATGGAAGAGCTATCCCGCGACGATCGGCAAACGGTGCTGCGTGCCAGACGATTGGAGCGTTTTCTGACCCAACCGTTCTTCACCACCGAGCAGTTCACCGGGATGCCAGGCAAGACCGTTTCCCTTGAAGAAGCTCTCGACGGTTGTGAACGCATTCTTAATGACGAATTCAGCGAAGCTCCGGAAAAGAGCCTTTATATGATCGGCGGTATTGACGAGGCCAGAGGCAAGACTCGTCAGAAGCCATCCGGTGACGAAGCTGACAATCGAACAGATCTTTCAGGCAACCGGGAAGCGACATGA
- a CDS encoding AtpZ/AtpI family protein, which translates to MADESDKSKLNQQFRRKVEESQKRKIRARRQGDQGVWFGLGMFGLVGWSVAIPVLAAIALGIWIDSRIQSRYSWTLMLLLTGIIVGCLNAWFWISRERKNIEEAYHRERRDEDDS; encoded by the coding sequence GTGGCAGATGAATCGGACAAATCAAAACTCAATCAGCAGTTCCGGCGCAAGGTCGAAGAGAGCCAGAAGCGCAAAATACGGGCCCGCCGGCAGGGAGACCAGGGCGTCTGGTTTGGACTCGGTATGTTCGGCCTGGTGGGATGGTCCGTCGCGATCCCTGTTCTGGCCGCGATCGCCCTCGGGATATGGATCGATTCCCGGATTCAAAGCCGTTACTCCTGGACCCTGATGCTGCTGCTGACAGGTATCATCGTCGGCTGCCTGAACGCCTGGTTCTGGATTTCAAGAGAGCGCAAGAACATCGAAGAGGCGTATCACCGGGAACGCCGGGACGAGGATGACTCATGA
- a CDS encoding DUF808 domain-containing protein, protein MAGSSLLTLLDDIATLLDDISVMTKVAAKKTAGVLGDDLALNAEQVTGIRADRELPVVWAVAKGSFKNKLILVPSALLISALAAWAITPLLMVGGAYLCYEGFEKLVHKFGRHEEANEANHAEKIRALSHPEVDMVALEKDKIKGAVRTDFILSAEIIVIALGTVQGKALGLQVAVVSTIALLVTVGVYALVGGIVKMDDAGLHLLRRQGTAFSDRFRRMVGAALLRLAPLLMKFLSVVGTAAMFLVGGGILMHGLPGGHAVAHAVVEFVHGFGSIGEILAIVTPVLVDGLGGIVAGGLVLGAVQLVKALANRFRPVVQK, encoded by the coding sequence ATGGCTGGTAGCAGTTTGCTGACCCTTCTCGATGATATCGCCACCCTGCTGGACGATATCTCGGTGATGACCAAGGTCGCCGCCAAAAAGACGGCCGGGGTTCTGGGGGACGATCTGGCCCTCAACGCGGAGCAGGTCACGGGCATTCGCGCCGACCGGGAGCTGCCGGTGGTCTGGGCGGTGGCTAAAGGGTCCTTTAAAAACAAGCTCATTCTGGTGCCCTCAGCTCTGCTGATCAGTGCCTTGGCGGCCTGGGCCATTACCCCATTGCTGATGGTCGGCGGCGCTTACCTCTGTTATGAAGGTTTCGAGAAGCTGGTTCACAAGTTTGGGCGCCATGAAGAGGCCAATGAGGCCAATCACGCCGAAAAGATCCGTGCCCTGAGCCATCCCGAAGTGGATATGGTGGCCCTGGAAAAAGACAAGATTAAGGGGGCTGTGCGCACCGACTTCATCCTTTCCGCCGAAATCATCGTGATTGCCCTTGGCACCGTGCAAGGCAAGGCCCTCGGTCTGCAGGTGGCGGTGGTTTCGACGATTGCCCTGCTGGTCACCGTCGGGGTCTATGCGCTGGTCGGCGGCATCGTTAAAATGGATGACGCCGGTCTTCACCTGCTTCGGCGGCAAGGCACCGCTTTTTCGGACCGTTTCCGTCGAATGGTCGGCGCAGCCCTGTTACGGCTGGCGCCCCTGCTGATGAAGTTTTTGTCCGTCGTCGGCACCGCGGCCATGTTCCTGGTCGGCGGCGGCATCCTCATGCATGGCCTGCCTGGCGGCCACGCTGTGGCCCACGCCGTGGTTGAATTTGTTCATGGCTTCGGCTCGATTGGCGAGATTCTCGCCATCGTAACTCCTGTGCTGGTTGACGGTTTGGGCGGCATTGTCGCGGGCGGACTGGTGCTGGGGGCGGTTCAGCTTGTTAAGGCACTGGCCAACCGTTTCAGGCCTGTCGTACAAAAATAA
- a CDS encoding response regulator has protein sequence MTGTTLRVLIVEDDPRISELHRRFVEKVPGFEVVAVANTLADGEEMVEVLGPDLVLLDLFFPEGHGLDLLRRMRKVEAPSDVILITAAREMASLQEALRGGIFDYIVKPVYFPRFQEALEKFRRYRLRLDSDDDLEQQEIDRLLHSSALKTTEPDVDMTPKGIDPLTLKKVRQVFDDPAVADLSADEVGQRIGASRSTARRYLEFLITEGYLKADLIYGVVGRPERRYVRSR, from the coding sequence ATGACCGGTACAACGCTCAGGGTGCTCATCGTCGAGGATGATCCGCGTATTTCCGAACTGCACCGGCGCTTCGTGGAAAAAGTCCCCGGCTTCGAGGTGGTGGCGGTGGCCAACACGCTGGCCGACGGCGAGGAGATGGTGGAGGTGCTCGGACCGGATCTGGTTCTGCTCGATCTGTTCTTTCCGGAAGGCCATGGGCTGGATCTGCTGCGCCGTATGCGGAAGGTCGAGGCCCCCAGCGATGTCATCCTCATTACGGCCGCCCGCGAGATGGCCTCTCTGCAGGAGGCCCTGCGCGGCGGCATTTTCGATTATATCGTCAAGCCTGTGTATTTCCCTCGTTTTCAGGAGGCACTCGAAAAATTTCGCCGTTACCGGCTGCGCCTCGATTCGGATGACGATCTGGAACAGCAGGAAATCGACCGGTTGTTGCATTCGTCGGCCCTCAAAACGACCGAGCCCGATGTCGATATGACCCCCAAGGGCATCGATCCGCTGACCTTGAAAAAGGTGCGGCAGGTCTTCGACGATCCTGCGGTCGCTGACCTCAGCGCCGACGAGGTCGGTCAGCGCATCGGCGCCAGCCGTTCCACCGCCCGCCGCTATCTGGAGTTTCTTATCACGGAAGGTTATCTCAAAGCCGATCTCATCTACGGTGTGGTGGGCCGGCCCGAACGCCGCTATGTGCGCAGCCGCTGA
- a CDS encoding class I SAM-dependent methyltransferase, with protein sequence MKLYNKHILPNLVHFACSLKPAMLLREKVVPLARGEVLEVGIGTGLNLPYYDAAQVSKLWALDPSPEMVKKAELKARAVNFPVEFIELPCEDIPLESASVDTVLVTYTLCTIVDVQQALREIGRVLKPDGELVFCEHGLAPDARIRRWQNRLAPAWRCLGGGCHLNRDIPALIEEGGFVVREMQAAYVSGWGLASYNTWGVATFAQRPQDLLAETSQQESGG encoded by the coding sequence ATGAAGCTCTACAACAAACACATTCTGCCGAATCTCGTTCACTTTGCCTGCAGCCTGAAGCCTGCCATGCTGCTGCGCGAGAAAGTGGTGCCGCTGGCCCGGGGAGAGGTTCTGGAAGTGGGCATCGGGACGGGCCTGAATCTTCCTTATTACGATGCCGCCCAGGTGAGCAAGCTCTGGGCGCTCGATCCTTCACCCGAGATGGTGAAGAAAGCGGAACTGAAGGCGCGGGCGGTGAATTTTCCAGTGGAGTTCATCGAGCTGCCCTGCGAAGATATTCCACTGGAATCGGCAAGTGTCGATACGGTGCTGGTGACCTATACCCTGTGCACCATCGTCGACGTGCAGCAGGCCTTGCGGGAGATAGGGCGCGTGCTCAAACCGGATGGCGAACTTGTTTTCTGCGAACATGGCCTGGCTCCTGATGCACGCATCCGCCGCTGGCAGAACCGTCTGGCACCGGCCTGGCGATGCCTCGGGGGCGGTTGTCATCTGAACCGCGATATCCCCGCGCTTATAGAAGAGGGCGGTTTTGTTGTTCGCGAGATGCAGGCCGCTTATGTCTCTGGTTGGGGACTCGCGTCCTACAACACCTGGGGAGTGGCGACCTTTGCTCAGCGGCCGCAGGATTTGCTGGCCGAGACATCTCAACAGGAGAGTGGAGGATAG